From the Halorhabdus utahensis DSM 12940 genome, one window contains:
- a CDS encoding SDR family oxidoreductase: MTVPNNYDVEGEVCVITGGAGVLCSEMAIALGEQGATVVVLDIDSEGLDAVGAALEDVDAEYMTLEASVLDRAELDAAAETVVDEYGRIDVLINGAGGNSPEATTDEETDFFGLDAAGVENVFNLNFLGTFLASQAFGEYMAEQGAGHILNVSSMNAFTPLTKIPAYSGAKAAVSNFTEWLAVDMAHNHSPDIRVNAIAPGFLLTEQNRYLLLDDEGNLTERGQQIIDHTPQDRFGDPEDLLSTVLWLIAPGSEFVTGAVIPIDGGFAAFSGV; encoded by the coding sequence ATGACTGTACCCAACAACTACGACGTCGAGGGCGAGGTGTGTGTGATCACCGGCGGGGCAGGGGTGCTGTGTTCGGAAATGGCGATCGCGCTCGGTGAACAGGGCGCGACGGTCGTCGTACTCGACATCGATAGCGAGGGACTCGACGCTGTCGGCGCGGCGCTTGAGGACGTCGACGCCGAGTACATGACACTGGAGGCGTCGGTGCTCGACCGGGCGGAACTGGACGCGGCGGCGGAGACGGTCGTCGACGAATACGGCCGGATCGACGTGCTCATCAACGGCGCTGGCGGCAACAGCCCCGAGGCGACCACGGACGAGGAGACGGACTTCTTCGGGCTCGACGCCGCGGGCGTCGAGAACGTCTTCAATCTCAACTTCCTGGGGACGTTCCTGGCGTCCCAGGCCTTCGGCGAGTACATGGCCGAGCAGGGCGCGGGCCACATCCTCAACGTCTCCTCGATGAACGCCTTCACGCCGCTGACGAAGATCCCCGCCTACTCCGGCGCGAAGGCCGCCGTCTCGAACTTCACGGAGTGGCTGGCCGTCGACATGGCCCACAACCACTCGCCGGACATCCGGGTGAACGCGATCGCGCCGGGCTTCCTGCTGACCGAGCAGAACCGCTACCTGCTGCTCGACGACGAGGGGAATCTGACCGAGCGTGGCCAGCAGATCATCGACCACACGCCCCAGGACCGCTTTGGCGACCCCGAGGACCTGCTCTCGACCGTGCTCTGGCTGATCGCACCCGGCTCGGAGTTCGTCACCGGCGCCGTCATCCCCATCGACGGCGGCTTTGCGGCATTTAGTGGAGTTTGA
- a CDS encoding two-component system sensor histidine kinase NtrB, producing the protein MGNTPVSHERAEPSDDLAPVAQRLVESIDSHAIFMLDSDGAITEWPPPATAMYGYDAERVLGEDVSSLFTDGDGTEAGDPPDGFLDDATEGTVEVEHWHERADESVFWGTLTLSPLSGDDEGFAAISHDETTAKEYERMLERQNDRLKEFTDILAHDLRNPLSIIGGTLQLYEETGDDAHIETIKETTDRMARLVEDLLRVARQGDVVTDPEPTAIGEVVEAARPVVDTTAGGTIVYHEVPTVNGDADRLCQLFENLFRNAVEHSSTSPGSQARQNAVEHGSASPDTHAGGETPGNSGTVTITVGPLETGFYVEDDGPGIPDEQKEDVFDHGFTTSGDGSGYGLSVVRTIVNAHGWDILVTDSDTGGARFEITGIDFLD; encoded by the coding sequence ATGGGAAACACGCCGGTGAGCCATGAACGGGCCGAGCCGAGCGATGACTTGGCACCAGTCGCCCAGCGCCTCGTCGAGAGTATCGACTCACATGCCATATTCATGTTAGATAGCGACGGTGCGATCACGGAATGGCCGCCACCGGCGACAGCAATGTACGGCTACGACGCGGAAAGGGTACTCGGCGAAGACGTGAGTAGCCTGTTCACTGACGGTGACGGGACTGAAGCCGGCGATCCGCCGGACGGCTTCCTCGATGACGCGACCGAAGGGACCGTCGAGGTCGAGCACTGGCACGAACGCGCCGACGAATCCGTGTTCTGGGGAACGCTGACGCTATCGCCGCTTTCGGGCGACGACGAAGGGTTCGCAGCCATCAGTCACGACGAGACGACGGCAAAGGAGTACGAGCGAATGCTCGAACGCCAGAACGACCGTCTCAAGGAGTTCACGGACATCCTCGCCCACGACCTCCGGAACCCGCTTTCGATCATCGGCGGAACCCTACAACTCTACGAGGAGACCGGCGACGACGCCCACATCGAGACGATCAAGGAGACGACGGACCGGATGGCCCGTCTCGTCGAAGACTTGCTCCGGGTGGCCCGACAAGGGGATGTCGTCACGGATCCGGAGCCGACGGCCATCGGCGAAGTGGTGGAAGCCGCCAGACCGGTCGTCGACACCACCGCCGGCGGGACCATCGTCTATCACGAGGTCCCGACGGTGAATGGCGACGCGGACAGGCTCTGTCAGCTGTTCGAGAACCTCTTCCGGAACGCCGTGGAACACAGTTCCACGAGCCCTGGCTCGCAAGCTCGTCAGAACGCAGTCGAACACGGCTCGGCGAGCCCGGACACCCACGCCGGGGGAGAAACACCGGGCAATAGCGGGACGGTGACGATCACCGTCGGACCGCTCGAAACCGGGTTCTACGTCGAGGACGACGGCCCCGGGATTCCGGACGAACAAAAAGAAGACGTCTTCGACCACGGGTTCACGACGAGTGGCGACGGCAGCGGCTACGGACTCTCGGTCGTCCGGACGATTGTCAACGCACACGGGTGGGATATCCTGGTCACGGACAGCGACACCGGCGGTGCGCGCTTTGAGATCACCGGCATCGACTTTCTGGATTGA
- a CDS encoding helix-turn-helix domain-containing protein — MSVIVELTIPSEAFELGQILRVEGATQVTLETMVPLGGKPTPFVRISDGARRSFENSVREHESVRDITPVNTHDEETLYALEWEPPDGSLFDRLTDIGAALLDATGTADRWRIELRFPTHDALSTFQEYYIEEDIPVSVEKIYNPTKPDAGPWYGLTPVQRETLTHAVEAGYYSLPRTISTKELAAEFDISDQAATERLRRGISTLVTNTLLTLEDE; from the coding sequence ATGAGTGTCATCGTCGAGCTCACAATCCCCTCGGAGGCATTCGAGTTGGGGCAGATCCTCCGCGTCGAAGGTGCCACACAGGTCACACTCGAAACGATGGTCCCCCTCGGGGGGAAGCCGACCCCGTTCGTTCGGATCTCCGACGGCGCGCGGCGGTCCTTCGAGAATTCGGTTCGGGAACACGAATCCGTCCGTGATATTACGCCGGTCAATACACACGACGAGGAGACGCTGTACGCACTGGAGTGGGAGCCGCCCGACGGATCGCTGTTTGATCGACTTACCGATATCGGGGCGGCCTTGCTCGATGCGACCGGGACCGCCGATCGATGGCGGATCGAGCTTCGATTTCCCACTCACGATGCGCTCTCTACGTTTCAGGAGTACTACATCGAGGAGGACATCCCGGTGTCCGTCGAGAAGATTTACAATCCGACGAAACCTGACGCAGGGCCGTGGTACGGGCTGACCCCGGTCCAGCGGGAGACACTTACGCACGCGGTCGAGGCAGGCTACTATTCGCTCCCACGAACTATCTCGACGAAGGAACTCGCCGCGGAGTTCGACATCTCGGACCAGGCTGCCACCGAACGGCTCCGCCGGGGGATCTCGACGCTCGTCACGAATACGCTGTTGACACTCGAAGACGAGTGA
- a CDS encoding DEAD/DEAH box helicase: MDDVLPWLRERPYYEGQIADERRFPDREATDGDLDVSDRLASALEDQGVDRFYRHQADAIEAVRDGENVVLATPTASGKSLAYTVPAFERAMDHVGTTLYIAPQVALINDQAETLSDLAHGLGFGSRVTVDRYTGRLSKGEKETVRERQPTVLLTTPDMLHYGIMPHAHRLWEWFFQRLETIVIDEVHAYRGVFGSHVSLVLRRLNRLAERFDSGEPRSPERRTQSAGTPQYVCCSATIGNPVGHAATVTNQPEPSFRLLTKDDSATGPRQWVVWNPPEKRGGGGHGQRRSHHVEAKRLFADLVQRGLQTAVFTGSRQVAERYATESERELRERGAGELATKIGAYQAALTSDRRRELEAGLHDGSIRGVWTTSALELGVDVGGLDAVVLDGYPGTRMETFQRAGRAGRGEDPALVALVTGEDQLDQYVARHPEALFDREPEQALTNPANDQILPDHVRSAARENWLSPGDDRHFGETFPDVVADLESRGDLERRTTDAGTRWLYDGGGSPAHETSLRSADDREIKLRERGSNDVIASLPFGDALRDAHPGAIYHHQGTKYEVVDLDLDHDVATLDRTYADQYTRVLHEKTITVEADLREKPFPGRESVPVRFADVTMHKQITGFERHDARSGEAISRESLDVPETSLRTRALYYALPPELEADLRAAGDFPGGIHAAEHAMIATMPLSFLCDRRDIGGLSTPHHPHTDRSTIFIYDGYPGGVGIAEAGYESIGDLAATTGELVADCDCEDGCPACVQSPHCGNANDPLDKGLAIELLEALVEGDNASE; encoded by the coding sequence GTGGACGACGTCCTCCCCTGGCTCCGCGAGCGCCCGTACTACGAGGGACAGATCGCCGACGAGCGACGCTTCCCCGACCGCGAGGCGACCGACGGCGACCTGGACGTTTCCGATCGCCTCGCCTCGGCGCTCGAAGACCAGGGAGTCGACCGGTTCTACCGCCACCAGGCCGACGCGATCGAGGCCGTCCGCGACGGCGAGAACGTCGTCCTGGCGACCCCGACCGCGAGCGGGAAGAGCCTCGCCTACACCGTCCCCGCGTTCGAGCGGGCGATGGACCACGTGGGGACGACGCTCTACATCGCGCCGCAGGTCGCACTCATCAACGACCAGGCCGAGACGCTCTCGGATCTCGCTCATGGACTGGGCTTCGGGTCGCGGGTGACGGTCGATCGCTACACCGGCCGGCTCTCGAAAGGCGAAAAGGAGACCGTCCGCGAGCGCCAGCCGACGGTCCTGTTGACGACGCCGGACATGCTCCACTACGGGATCATGCCCCACGCCCACAGGCTGTGGGAGTGGTTCTTCCAGCGCCTGGAAACGATCGTGATCGACGAGGTCCACGCCTACCGCGGTGTCTTCGGGAGTCACGTCTCGCTGGTCCTCCGGCGACTCAATCGGCTCGCCGAGCGATTTGATAGCGGCGAGCCACGCTCGCCGGAGAGGCGGACGCAGTCCGCCGGGACGCCGCAGTACGTCTGCTGTTCGGCCACCATCGGCAACCCGGTCGGCCACGCTGCGACGGTGACCAACCAACCCGAACCGTCGTTTCGGCTGCTCACCAAGGACGACAGCGCGACCGGCCCGCGGCAATGGGTGGTCTGGAACCCGCCCGAGAAACGGGGTGGCGGGGGCCACGGACAGCGTCGGTCCCACCACGTCGAGGCCAAGCGGCTGTTCGCCGATCTGGTTCAGCGCGGCCTCCAGACGGCCGTTTTCACCGGTTCCCGGCAGGTGGCCGAGCGCTACGCGACCGAGAGCGAGCGGGAGCTCCGCGAGCGTGGCGCGGGGGAGCTGGCGACGAAGATCGGGGCCTATCAGGCCGCGCTGACAAGCGACCGTCGCCGGGAACTGGAGGCGGGCCTGCACGACGGCTCCATCCGGGGCGTCTGGACGACAAGCGCACTCGAACTCGGGGTGGACGTCGGCGGGCTGGACGCCGTCGTTCTCGATGGCTACCCGGGCACGCGCATGGAAACCTTCCAGCGGGCGGGGCGGGCGGGCCGGGGCGAGGATCCCGCCCTGGTCGCGCTGGTGACCGGCGAGGACCAACTCGACCAGTACGTCGCCCGCCATCCCGAGGCGCTGTTCGACCGCGAGCCCGAGCAGGCCCTGACCAACCCCGCAAACGACCAGATCCTCCCGGATCACGTCCGTTCGGCCGCCCGCGAGAACTGGCTGTCGCCGGGCGACGATCGCCACTTCGGCGAGACGTTCCCGGATGTCGTGGCCGATCTGGAATCACGGGGCGATCTCGAGCGCCGGACGACCGACGCCGGGACGCGGTGGCTCTACGACGGCGGCGGCAGTCCAGCCCACGAAACCAGCCTGCGGAGCGCCGACGACCGGGAGATCAAACTGCGCGAACGTGGCTCGAACGACGTGATCGCGTCGCTGCCCTTCGGCGACGCCCTACGTGACGCCCATCCGGGGGCGATCTACCACCACCAGGGGACGAAATACGAGGTGGTGGATCTGGATCTGGATCACGACGTGGCGACGCTGGACCGTACCTACGCCGATCAATACACGCGTGTCCTCCACGAGAAGACGATCACCGTCGAGGCGGACCTGCGGGAGAAGCCCTTCCCCGGTCGAGAGAGCGTTCCGGTCCGGTTTGCGGATGTGACTATGCACAAGCAGATCACCGGCTTCGAGCGCCACGACGCCCGTTCGGGCGAGGCGATCAGCCGGGAATCCCTGGACGTTCCCGAGACGAGCCTGCGAACGCGGGCGCTGTACTACGCGCTTCCACCGGAGCTAGAGGCGGATCTGCGGGCAGCGGGCGACTTTCCGGGCGGGATCCACGCCGCCGAGCACGCCATGATCGCGACGATGCCGCTGTCCTTTCTGTGTGATCGTCGGGATATCGGCGGGCTGTCGACGCCCCATCACCCCCACACCGATCGGAGTACGATCTTCATCTACGACGGCTATCCGGGGGGCGTGGGGATCGCGGAAGCCGGCTACGAATCGATCGGTGACCTGGCGGCGACGACGGGGGAACTCGTGGCGGACTGTGACTGTGAGGACGGGTGTCCGGCGTGTGTCCAGTCACCCCACTGCGGGAACGCGAACGATCCACTGGACAAGGGACTCGCCATCGAATTGCTGGAGGCGCTGGTCGAGGGAGACAACGCCAGCGAGTAG
- a CDS encoding type II toxin-antitoxin system RelE family toxin encodes MSEWDWELTDTARRDFDGLDEHARDRIVSKLDEIVTDQWRDPPEYLEPLHGAPNQKLRIGPFRLGCRADQAEGALYVLRIRKRGGDAYRSDDD; translated from the coding sequence ATGAGTGAGTGGGACTGGGAACTTACCGACACGGCGCGACGTGATTTCGACGGACTCGACGAGCACGCACGGGACCGAATCGTCAGCAAACTCGACGAGATCGTCACTGACCAGTGGCGGGACCCGCCTGAATATCTCGAACCGCTCCACGGCGCACCCAACCAGAAGCTCCGGATCGGTCCGTTCCGTCTCGGATGTCGTGCCGACCAGGCCGAAGGAGCTCTCTACGTCTTGCGGATTCGAAAACGCGGTGGCGACGCCTACCGCAGTGACGACGATTGA
- a CDS encoding ribbon-helix-helix domain-containing protein, producing MAKTESPPEKTTVNIRMTESFLADVDTTWEDQGFNSRSEFIRAVLRDALKHPEFNRADLKAMLTSEAEIREGRTHSSDEVKAEYGLDGTARDDE from the coding sequence ATGGCAAAAACGGAGTCCCCACCCGAGAAGACGACGGTAAACATCCGGATGACGGAATCGTTTCTGGCGGATGTCGACACGACGTGGGAAGATCAAGGGTTCAACAGCCGAAGCGAGTTCATCCGGGCGGTGCTCCGTGACGCGCTCAAGCATCCGGAATTCAACCGTGCAGATCTGAAGGCGATGCTCACGAGCGAGGCGGAGATCCGCGAGGGACGCACCCACAGTAGCGACGAGGTGAAGGCCGAATACGGACTCGACGGGACAGCACGCGACGATGAGTGA
- the gfo6 gene encoding D-xylose 1-dehydrogenase Gfo6 yields MDLMDHVSEFARRDWETYDGAGTVRFALIGAGWFTREWALPGIERADHTEATVVVDLDPERAGALADEHDLTHLSPEQFHDGVAESEYDAVYVCTPNATHLEYVETAAAFGKDVLCEKPMEASVDRAAELVEATREAGVSLMVGYRMHLDPVVRRSKEFIEAGAIGDVVQVHSNMSQRMVAELEGDASEQWRLDPDLAGGGAMMDIGIYPLNTTRFLLDADPEKVSAETGSTHEAFADVEERVAVRATFEGGVPVVFTANHNAYHDSFLRVTGTEGQVIIDPAFFEREPRDMEVRLDGERHAIDVTDVHQLEEEFAYFADCVLSGREPEPDGEHAMLDMQAIEAIYESAETGETVRVET; encoded by the coding sequence ATGGATCTCATGGATCACGTTTCCGAGTTCGCGCGCCGCGACTGGGAGACCTACGACGGCGCTGGGACGGTCCGATTCGCGCTGATCGGGGCCGGCTGGTTCACCCGCGAGTGGGCACTGCCCGGCATCGAGCGAGCCGACCACACCGAGGCGACGGTCGTCGTCGATCTCGATCCCGAACGCGCCGGGGCACTCGCCGACGAGCACGACCTGACCCACCTGTCGCCCGAGCAGTTCCACGACGGCGTCGCCGAGTCCGAATACGACGCCGTCTACGTCTGTACGCCGAACGCGACCCATCTGGAGTACGTCGAAACCGCGGCGGCGTTCGGCAAGGACGTGCTCTGTGAGAAACCGATGGAAGCCAGTGTCGACCGGGCCGCCGAACTCGTCGAAGCAACTCGGGAAGCCGGTGTCTCGCTGATGGTCGGCTACCGGATGCACCTCGATCCGGTCGTCCGCCGCTCGAAGGAATTCATCGAGGCGGGCGCGATCGGCGACGTTGTGCAAGTCCACTCCAATATGTCCCAGCGGATGGTCGCCGAGTTGGAGGGTGACGCGAGCGAGCAGTGGCGACTCGACCCCGACCTCGCGGGCGGCGGCGCGATGATGGACATCGGGATCTACCCGCTGAACACGACGCGATTCCTGCTCGACGCTGATCCGGAGAAGGTCTCGGCGGAAACAGGATCGACCCACGAGGCGTTCGCCGACGTCGAGGAGCGCGTCGCCGTCCGGGCGACGTTCGAGGGTGGGGTGCCCGTCGTCTTCACCGCCAACCACAACGCCTACCACGACAGCTTCCTCCGGGTGACCGGGACGGAGGGCCAGGTCATCATCGACCCGGCATTCTTCGAGCGTGAGCCCCGCGACATGGAGGTCAGGCTCGACGGCGAGCGCCACGCCATCGACGTGACGGACGTCCACCAGCTGGAGGAGGAGTTCGCCTACTTCGCCGACTGCGTGCTGTCGGGTCGCGAACCCGAACCCGACGGCGAGCACGCTATGCTCGACATGCAGGCGATCGAGGCGATCTACGAGTCCGCCGAGACAGGCGAGACGGTACGCGTCGAGACATAG
- a CDS encoding redox-regulated ATPase YchF, protein MLSLALAGKPNAGKSTFYTAATMADVDVANYPFTTIDANRGVSHARTQCPCLDLDERCGNDRCHDGKRYVPVKLLDVAGLVPGAHEGRGLGNQFLDELTDADAILHVVDASGATDEEGEPVEIGEHDPVEDLDFIEEEMDLWLASIIERNWETVERRSRSPDFDIDEALSEFLTGVGATELDVARTLRELEYPEDPLAWTDEHRESLASDIRARTKPIIVIANKADVAPPENIQALKERNEATIPVTADGELALRRAVEADIVEYDPGDPDFEITGDISDDQEAGLERIRDVMDDHGGTGVQKALDTAVYEVLDQLTAYPVQDETHWTDGQGNVLPDAHLLPDGSTPRDLAYAVHSDIGEGYLHAVDAREKRRISDDTELDEGDVIKIVSTAK, encoded by the coding sequence ATGCTCTCGCTCGCACTTGCCGGCAAGCCAAACGCCGGCAAGTCGACGTTTTACACCGCAGCGACGATGGCCGACGTGGACGTCGCCAACTACCCGTTCACGACGATCGACGCCAACCGCGGCGTGAGTCACGCCCGGACACAGTGTCCGTGTCTCGATCTCGACGAGCGGTGTGGTAACGATCGCTGTCACGACGGCAAGCGATACGTCCCCGTCAAACTGCTCGACGTCGCGGGCCTGGTCCCTGGTGCTCACGAGGGACGCGGGCTGGGCAACCAGTTCCTCGACGAGCTGACCGACGCCGACGCGATCCTCCACGTCGTCGACGCCTCCGGGGCGACCGACGAGGAGGGCGAACCGGTCGAGATCGGCGAGCACGACCCGGTCGAGGATCTGGATTTCATCGAGGAGGAGATGGATCTGTGGCTGGCCAGCATCATCGAGCGCAACTGGGAGACCGTCGAGCGTCGCTCCCGGTCGCCCGATTTCGACATCGACGAGGCGCTCTCGGAGTTTCTGACGGGGGTCGGCGCGACGGAACTCGACGTGGCCCGGACGCTCCGCGAACTGGAGTATCCCGAGGATCCACTCGCCTGGACCGACGAGCATCGCGAATCGCTGGCGAGTGACATCCGAGCGCGAACCAAGCCCATCATCGTCATCGCAAACAAGGCCGACGTCGCCCCACCCGAAAATATCCAGGCACTCAAAGAGCGAAACGAAGCGACGATCCCGGTCACCGCCGACGGCGAACTCGCCCTCCGGCGGGCCGTCGAAGCGGACATCGTCGAATACGATCCCGGTGATCCTGACTTCGAGATCACCGGCGATATCAGCGACGACCAGGAAGCCGGCCTCGAACGGATCCGCGACGTGATGGACGACCACGGCGGGACGGGCGTCCAGAAGGCGCTGGACACGGCCGTCTACGAAGTGCTCGATCAACTAACGGCCTATCCGGTCCAGGACGAAACCCACTGGACCGACGGCCAGGGCAACGTCCTGCCCGACGCACACCTCCTGCCCGATGGATCGACACCGCGAGACCTGGCCTATGCAGTCCACTCGGACATCGGTGAGGGGTATCTCCACGCCGTCGACGCCCGCGAGAAACGCCGGATCAGCGACGACACCGAACTCGATGAGGGCGACGTGATCAAGATCGTATCGACGGCGAAGTGA
- the gfcR gene encoding transcriptional regulator GfcR encodes MKSLDDLVDSAAKLTDLGLSKGEIADELNVSRETASWLVDQTDAGSDQSDREKPHDIHIDWSAIGRDSQRLTYVGRAMADLLDKEGEDVDLTIGIGKSGGPLATTVSRELETDLSVYTPSKERWDDTEADTSGSFSRNFATIRGRDCYIVDDNIDTGKTMTETIEEVRERGGNPVGGVVLTDKHGEDSVLGVPVYSLINVVRMDH; translated from the coding sequence ATGAAGTCACTGGACGACCTCGTCGACAGTGCGGCAAAGTTGACCGATCTCGGCCTCTCGAAGGGCGAAATCGCCGACGAACTCAACGTCTCCCGAGAGACCGCAAGCTGGCTCGTCGATCAGACCGACGCCGGCAGCGACCAGTCGGATCGTGAGAAGCCCCACGACATCCACATCGACTGGAGTGCGATCGGCCGCGACAGTCAGCGACTGACTTACGTCGGCCGAGCGATGGCCGATCTGCTCGATAAGGAGGGCGAAGACGTCGACCTGACGATCGGGATCGGCAAATCCGGCGGGCCACTGGCGACGACCGTCTCGCGGGAACTCGAGACCGACCTCAGCGTCTACACGCCGAGCAAGGAGCGCTGGGACGACACCGAAGCCGACACGAGCGGGTCGTTCTCCCGGAACTTCGCCACGATCCGCGGTCGGGACTGTTACATCGTCGACGACAACATCGACACGGGCAAGACGATGACCGAGACCATCGAGGAAGTTCGCGAGCGGGGCGGCAATCCGGTCGGTGGCGTCGTCCTGACCGACAAACACGGCGAGGACTCGGTCCTGGGCGTGCCGGTGTATTCGCTGATCAACGTCGTCCGGATGGATCACTGA
- a CDS encoding DUF7547 family protein — translation MSSQPDRADLPQLLRELTTSLSALQRDLKAEQRGRGRSLDRLLQFTTDVTIPAAILVLETNIRALRLLQRTLRMVGDSETESQSTSASEDVAAVGRSVVDRLDDALDDVQAAVDSSDLDDRTRENLSEVRTLSQQLDQRLEALSANDDSRDVNVDVEAELQSIKDRHSDEGDGADSEAS, via the coding sequence ATGTCCAGCCAGCCCGATCGAGCGGACCTCCCGCAGCTCCTCAGGGAGCTCACGACGTCGCTATCCGCCCTCCAGCGCGATCTCAAGGCCGAACAACGTGGGCGTGGTCGTAGTCTCGACCGACTGCTCCAGTTCACGACGGACGTGACGATCCCGGCGGCCATCCTGGTGCTCGAAACCAACATCAGGGCACTCCGGCTCTTACAGCGAACACTCCGGATGGTCGGCGATTCCGAGACGGAGAGCCAGTCGACGAGCGCAAGCGAGGACGTTGCGGCTGTCGGCCGATCGGTCGTCGACCGCCTCGACGATGCCCTCGACGACGTCCAGGCGGCCGTCGACAGCTCCGATCTCGACGACCGGACGCGGGAGAACCTCTCGGAGGTCCGGACGCTGAGTCAGCAACTCGACCAGCGGCTCGAAGCACTCTCCGCGAACGACGACAGCCGGGACGTGAACGTGGACGTCGAGGCCGAACTCCAGTCGATCAAAGACCGACATAGTGACGAGGGCGACGGAGCCGATTCCGAGGCGTCCTGA